TATAAATGCATTGTAATATAGCTATTAAATGGCCGTATGTGGAGTGACATTCAACTACAGCACGTGTAGAGCATGAATTCACACTAGCTAATCGGTTAGCGCTACCGTTAGATCGGGGTAAATtaaccaaccctgctcctggagatcGACTGTCCTACAAAGAtaagctccaatcctaatcaaacacacctgaagcaactaattaatgtcttcaggatcagttAAAAATTAAAGtcgggtgtgtttgattagggttggagctaaactttgcaggacagtcgatcggcAGGAGCAGGGTTGGTTGCCCCTGCTAGATTATACACATAGTGGCAGTTAGCAATTAAGCTGACAGCTATTTGTGTTCGTTCTAGCCTTTATGGTCAAATTCATAATAAACGTATTGGATAGGTTATTAATAAAATGACTCTTTCACAGTTCGTGTCTCCCTTCACGCGCTCTCTAAACACGTGTGCTAGCGCTCCAAAATGGCGTCACTGTGCTCCACGTGTTAGATGAGACAATGCATCAAGTGTCGGAATCTCGTTTTCTAGCATTTCACTTAAaactgtattcttcattatttgtCATAAATCAATGGAATGTTATTGGATACTTTTTCTAATTGTCGTTTTCCTAACAAACCCAGGTTATTTTCTCTAATTATACCAACGCTAATGGCCTCTGAAACCATTGGTATCCATGTTCTCCATCATCGAAGTTACTTGCTTACAATGGAAACTCGGCCCTGGTTTAAAATTCGTCTGCATTGTCGGACCTTGAGCAGTAAATTAAAATTTCAACCTGTAGAGCATCTCACAAACCTTGCCACGTGAAACCATGACTGTGTTTTGTTGAATTAGAATGtcgttttaaatttagtttttaaaaaaacgATGCAGTGAAATGAAggctataaaattatttaaattaatcggTACAGGAAACCGGGCACTCTTATGATTCATTCACGAATCGGATTGAATCGAGCGGTTCACTGACTCGTTTATAAACCATAGTCTGTATTGTGGACCACGTGCCAAAGTAAATGAATCACTTCATTGGTTTGAAGAGAGATTTGCTTGAGAATATAAGCTTACAGAAGTAAGTTAAATTTCTAATTAAAGGAGGGatcttaatgcttttttttttaatatataaactttGTTCGTTTTTACAGGTTGTGAGCTCAAAGCAGGCAAAGAGGTCAGTTTTAATCCGGAAGATGACGATTGTGATCATCAGTTATCAGTCAGAATGGTAAGTGGCCTTTTTTAAACAGTCCACCGATTTTCAGTAACTTGTAAATTTCAAATTTGTTGTTTCATATTGTTTATCTGTTATTGTTGCAGGTCTGCGTTGACCCCAAAACAAAAGATGAACTGAACGTCGTGGAGATCGAAGGGGAAGATTCAGAGGGTCAGAAGGTCAAGGCAGTTCTGGCCACGCTCAAGCCGTCCTCTCTCCCCAGTGTAAGTACAATGTCCATCCAGTAAGCAGTGTCATTTCACACATCTTTTGGGTAAACTTGAGTTGATCTCAATGAATTGCTCTTGGTGATTTTCACTAAAGGTGTGTTTGGGTGGATTTGAGATCACTCCACCTGTTGTGTTCCGTCTACGCTCTGGTTCCGGTCCGGTTCACATTAGTGGACAGCATCTCGTCAGTgagtatttcattaaaaaataataataaaattggaaAACTGCTTCATGAATTTTCAGGaagcttcatatttatttttttatattttttttttcagtcatgggAGGAGACCAGTCCTTTGATGAAgacgaggaggaggaagaagaggaggagacacTGACCACATCTAAGAAGAGGCCAGCGTTGGCGTCTCAGAATCCTTCAGTAAGTTCTGGAATGAATTAGGATCTTATAATTgagatatatgtatgtgtaatttGTGGCTCATTTTCTAATCGGCTTTATCTCATAGAAAAAAATGAAGTTGGAagcagaagaggaggaggatgatgatgacgacgacgatgatgatgatgatgagtaaGTATAGTCTTTACCATTGACGTAAGGTCAAACGTATTTATTGTTTtagaaatagtatttatttttttttaaataagaaattaaataatatttccattttacCTTCCAgggatgacgatgatgatgaggaggaggatggtgaagatgatgaggaggaggaaagtGAAGAAGAAACTCCTGTAAAGGTAAAAGCAGTTAATCAGGCCCTGCATCTTGTAGGATGTTTAAAAGTGTGATCAGAAATGCTTATTGTCCCGATTGTTCTTTGAGGAAAAGAAGGCACCATCCAAACCACAGACCCCTGCACAGAACGGAAAAGGACCCAAGGCCAATACGCCTGCTAAACAGAACAAGACTCCTGAAAAGAACAAAAAGGATGACAAAAAAGCACAGTCACCCAAAACGCCACAGACGCCACGGGTTTTCACTGTCCCAGAGATCAAATCCAAGATGATGGCGAGTGTAGAAAAGGTATGCTTCCTTAGCATCCTCTCTGCATACAGAGTCACAATGAGTTATTGTGTTTATTAAGAAACCATTATCATTCTGTGCTTTGGGTATTATGGGAAAAGGTTGGTTAGTGCATGATATttacgaaaataaagaaaaatagcaCTCTaacccctttctctctctctctctctctctctctctctctctctctctctcagggtgTAGCATTGCCAAAATTACAGCCGAAGTTTGAGAACTATGTAAAGAACGGCTTCAGAGTCACAGATGCAAAGGTATGTGCACTGCTATTGTGCTTATGTTGTTTTGATGTAGATATTTGTGTCAACAACAAATAAGAATGTCCAAGACTGATtggtagtttttatatatatatatatagatttgccatttagtaatttttctaatatttattaaGTTTTACATAAATGCTTCATTGCTTTTCATCTAAGAATTAAGAAAAGTTGActgtttcatagttttttttttttttttaatgtaaaaaaataaattaaagtaaaaattttaattaccGAAGAGGTGTATTCAAGTCGTTGTATGcttaaattaatgataataagTTCCTATCATGAAAGAAGGTCTTACCTGTTCTTctgttttgtttctcccaaggtaATCGAGGAGCTCTGGAAATGGAGACAGAGTGtcaaataaatgaactaaaaCCCCTTTTATCTTGCTTAAATTATTAGGCACCCctttttttaccctttttttttttttttttttgagcatgaTTTTACTTTTTGGTTAACTTCAATTTTATGTTTGTCCAACATATTCCTCAGTTTTTATCTAAAATCCGTGCCATTCTTTGAAAAGACCTTTTTCATCCCTTGCAATCTGGCCTCCCTCACCCCTGTGGTGTTGTCATGTGCAGGGAGTGTGGCCTTCATTTGGTGGCTTGTTGACTACCCGTCCATGGTTTCTTTAAAATGACATTGAAATGTGTATGGCATTCTGATTAGAGATGTGCATGAGAATCAATTTACTGAAATCATCTTAACGTGATTTGTAATGCAGGATTCATGGGTTTCAGAATAGTATCAGTGATGAATTCCAGTATGTCAGCAGTTCACGTTGTAATTGCCAATATCAGTATACTGTAAAATGCTTGAATGTGGGATGTATTAAATGTTTGGATTGATTAGTCAACTGTAAGAAATCCGAATGTCAACAATGAATACTGAAGTTAATATGACATTCTGTGCAGCTAAATCTAATCTCTGGACTGCAATTCAGATGTGGTTCACTTTTTTGATGACCTTAAATctgtttaaatacaaataaagtttatatttcacaagtgTTAACCCAGTTTAATGTGGCTCTTAAAATTCCACTTGGAGAAGTCAGGACTGTTTTGATGGGTTTCCCCAAGGTTTGTTATATGCTTGACTGTGACATCTATGTCTAATAGTTTCTTAGCTAGTCTGACTCTGAACACTAATGACtgaataaatcaattttttttttatgtacccaATGTAAAGTTATGACCAGCCTTGAAGAAGAAATTAGATTACTTACTAGTAAGACTAGTGTAAGCATTATGCACCTTGAATTGTATGATCACTCAAAATTATTACCAGGTAAATACAATGAGATGGGAgctaaatgtgaaaaaatatcTGCCTGCTTTAGTAGTTGCTTTCCTACTATATACTATCAAGTCCAGAGATTTGTAACCTTaaggagcatgatggattgtagcgtgacTGAAGACTGGTTAGGTATGCAgcagctaaaccatttagggccccATAAGTAAGTAGTGATATTTTGTAACTTATACgtaacttaataggtagccagtgcataTATTGTATTAAACAGGAGAAAATTAATAGGAGAAATCCAATTTAAAAGGAGAAAAATATTGGTCTTCCAGTCTTTTACATTTGTAACACATTCTGTTATCTTAGATAACTTGGAAGTTTTATGTGGTCTTGTTAAAATATATAGTTAAGTATTATCAGCATAGcaatggaaactaatcccatattttctaatagtattatcaaggggcaacatgtatattgaacaTAGCAGAAGGCATATatcagatccttgtggcactccatactttactggCATTCATTTTTCACCAATTTAGACCCTGTTTAAATAAAGTGGTAATGGTCAGACTGGTATAAACCAGGGGTCTCCAAAATGGGTCCTTGAGGGCCAGTGTCTCCAAGCCTAATTAATcccacctgaacaagctaattaagGTCTTAAGGCATGCTGGAAACTTCCAGGCGGTTGTGTTGAGGAAAGTTagagctaaattctgcaggacaccggccctccaggactgaggtAGGAGACCCCTGAACTAAACCTTCTTAAAGCACACCCTTGAATACACAAATCgctttgtaatctatctatgatatgagtatgtcatgatctgtATTGTCGAACACAGCACTCAGATCAAGTTAAACCAGTAATGAGATGCTGCCTTGATCTGAAGCAAGAagcaagtaatttgtaattttaacaaaattgaattctgaattaaattcttcatagatttattttttatttatttaattatttagcaggaaggagcacaattgagcagacaacTTTTTTTCCTACAATTTGAGACAAAGaaagaagatttgaaataggtctgtaatttgccagttcattGGGATCTAGTAGTAGTTTCTTAATAAgtggcttaataaccgccagcttgaaggGTTTTGGGATGTGGCCTAAAGATAACGAGGAGTTAATCATATTGAGAAGCTTTTTTTTCCCGCGGCTACGGGTTAAAACTCTTTTATTAATGTAGTGGGCACGGGATATAATAAAGATATTGTTTACAACATGATTATTTGTTAATCTAggcactgtgctaaataaaaaccttgaataGGTTTGGTTGTTTTCTATGAGTTTGCAGATATGCTCGGACTTGGCAGCTTTTAGAGCAGCGTCTAGCTAGACATATAgcgttgtgtttttttatttattttttttatatatttttttttttaccattttaaccAAATTTGATAATTTTCTGCAGTTATAagttaaatatatgtttaatacATGTTCAGACGTTTCATATATAGGCCAATTACATTTCACGTTATAAGTTTGCGGATGCAGACTGACATAGACTTTCACGTAatagccagcagagggcagtaaAACACCGCCTTTTGCCAAACAATTTGTAGTTGAGCAACTATAGATGTAATGTCATGGCTGTAGACCTGGAAAGGAGCCAGGAATACTTCCTGTGTAAATTATCTTGAGCATTGAGTCTATATCACTGAAGGCTTTCTCAAATGACCCCGACTCAACTGTTCTCCAGTCAAAGAGGCCCTGGCACAGGTCATTACTAACCATCTGTCCATAAAGAGCTGTAGCAGAACTCCACAGGTTCACCGTGCAGAGGCTTCGACAGCATTATTATCTAACGAGTCTGTTAAATCACTTTATAATGGACACCCCTCCATTTACCCCCCATCCAGGCCTTTAAAACAGGTCAGTTCCTGAGAGTCAGCACTTTGGGAGGAGGGAGTTGGTTGCAGAGGGCATACAGGCTTTTTTATGGTCCCACAGGATCCTGCATTTATCTGCTTGAGGACATAAGTGCTTCTTTGCTGTGGCAGGCATAATCGACTGCAAGCAACTTCCAGGGCTCAGTTATTTGTCGATCAAATTGTGTAGAACAATATTAGGGCCTCTGAAAGCAACGTATTACTCAGAAGAGTGCAGCTTAGGGAATTGGAAAATgcctcttctaaaaaaaaaaaaaaaaaacattaggggACTAGCAAATTAAGCAAAACACATCTTTTGTGTTAATGCCAAAACAGattgtttattacttttttgtaTGCTATTTACATATTTATCAAATACAAAGTATAATACAGAGTTTGGGATGCCACAGCACACCTACCACACATGGCATCTAACAAACCCTTGTTTCATCTGAAATCGTTCTTTCCCTCTGACACACAACATTCAACCATGGAAGCATGATTCTGAGGAGTTTCTGAGCGCAATTCGGAATCACTGCTGAATAAATCCACccaataaaataaattgcaaccACTCTGTATAACATCATACACCTGTCTTCTGGACGTTTCATGTGATTCCTCAACTAGTTGGGatgtaatttcataaaaaatgatgaaatattcATATACTATCCAGCCTgataaaacaataacttatatcgatgacagaaaagtgtttatttgtgCGTTTGTGTCCTTTTCTTCCTCACAAATGGTCAGATTGGGGGCATTTTAGGTCGTGGAAttcacattatgaataattaattcattGTTACTTCCATCTTCTGCATTAATCCTGTGTTTTACAGCTCTGAGTGGTGGAGAGATTACACAGGGGCAGAAGGACAAATGAAAGGATGGAGGAGAAGATCAGTGGATCTGTATAAAAGGGTCAGCTGAGAGGGCCTGTTCCCTTGTCAATGAAACTGACCCTAatggggataaaaaaaaaatctctgtacgCACAGACACGCCACAAAAAAAGGATATTCTGCAGAGGCTCATACGATGCAGAACTTTTTACTTATATGGGTTTGCTCATTGGTTCAGTATTAGTTCCTCACTTTTTTTGTGGAATGAAATAGTCTTTTAGGGAGGAGATAAGGTCAACCAACATCCCAGTCcatcaaaaaagaaagagaatgtCCTTTGCTTCTCGAGTTGTGGTACTCATACGAGCGCAGTCACTCCCCCGAGCTTGCCGCTCTCTTCACTCGCCCAAGGCTGTAGGTTTTGCAGGGCGAACAGTGATGAGTTGTGGATGCAGAGCGGGTCTGTTGGAACTGATTCAGTCAAAGACTTCTGGAAGGCATCGTGCTGGAGTTGAATCATCAGTCGGTTGGCCTGCTGTCGCTCTGCCTCCCTCTCTTCTGCCGTCTGCCGCCTGACATAAGATGGAGGGAAAAGATGGAGAAAATTAGAGGAGTAGAGGTTTTCATTTGCCACAAACTTGATCATGTGAACGTTTACTACAGATATTCAGTTATATATGATATTACAGGGTGAAAGATAGTCAAAGACCCAACATTAAGCATTTAAGACCACAACAAGATATGAAGATCTTTGAGGAACAAACCAGCATATGgatttgaatataattttgtcataTGCACATGCAGCTGAGATGTTTGTTGAGATGTGATTGATTAATCAACCGTACCAATaggtaaatttttatttaaacattacatttgtgtAATGTGCGAGCAGCCCCTCCTTTTCTACAAAGTGCGGCATGTCATTAGTGCCTTTGcctaattaataattcatatttcatCTTGACAACACCATTATTTTCCCATTAATTCTTACAGGTATTATGGCCCTTAGTAGGTCAAATCTGAGAAGGGATTTCAGGTCATTACAGACATTAATGTGGTTAgtctacatacatacatacatacacacacacacatacacatacatacatactatgTCCAGTAttgaatttttattacataaatcaTTCACATAATTCCTGTTTTCAGTGACTCTGCCTAAAACCACGTGACAGCAGTAAAATAATCAGTACACCTATTTCACAGTAAGTGTTATTGGACACTTTCAATGTCCAGACAAATGTTTAGAATTGTTTAGAGTAGGTTGTGTATTGTCTAGTGAAATTGTGCTTTTATGCCTTTACTCCTCATATCTGATCTGAGTTTTTCACACCCATTTCTACATCTTATATTAATATATCTCAATATGCCTCACCTCCATTTGGTCCTGCGGTTTTGAAACCAGGTTTTGACCTGAGCGTCTGTCATCTTCAGAGTTTTGGCCAAAGCTGCTCGTTCAGCGCTGGCCAGGTATTTTTGTCTGTGGAAGCGCTTCTCCAGCTCACAGATCTGCACTCGGGAGAAAGACGTACGAGGCTTCTTTCTCTTAGGTGGTGTGCGGTTCTGGTACGGGTGACCAATACGCCGAGCCACAGTGAAAGGCGTCAGGGCTGCTGTGAAATGTGAATAAAGAGAGAAAAGCCAGTGAGAGGTAAGGCAAGTCAGGAAGAGTCTGACAATCAGCTTACTGACCTCCTTAACACACTAAATCATTTTTCTCAGTAGACAAAAAGCAAAATTGGAACCTGCCTTTTCaagattcaaaatattttttgttgcctTTTAGTAAAGTAATTTTTAGATACAAGATATAAGACACAATATCActgttgttttgttgtattagtttatatatttgaaatgcattaaaaaaattctaagaatGACTGTTAGGAAGCAAATAGTTTTTTTGCACATTAAATAAGCTTTCGCTTAAAGGTTTGTGTAATTGTGTGCTGCATAAATCAGCCTAAGTTTCTGACTCTTGCTGAGTCAAAGGGAAACTGTGTTCCTCATCATTATAAATTACTGTATGCCTTCATGCACTATACCTTTTAGACTTTATATTATTGATTGATAAATACTAAAAACCCTCGTAAATAGATGGATTGCTGATGCTCTTAGGATTTGTTGAGAGGCCTGTTACTCAGGTTACATATAGGCTGTacaataaaatcacacaaaactTATCTTATTAATGTTGCATCAAATACAAACAGCAGCTGTTCTTCTAATGAAAGTAATAACctatattgttaatttatttattagctaAAACGCACAGAGAAGCAGAGAGCGCCTGTTATACCGCAGCTATATGGCAATAATTAAAGCTGGTGAAATATTGATATGTCTTTCTAATGGCACAGCGTTCGCCATTTACCCCAGAATAAAGAAAGCGGGTGATCTATGTGATAGGCCTGAACTGTAAGAGTTTACATTCATATGCAAAAGAGCGGTTAAACTAAATATAACAATACTCATTTATTCATGTCTTTCTGTCGCACGCTAGGTCTATGTTCAGTActtgtttgaaaaacaaaaactaatgccCGCgtagttaattaaaattaaactaattaaaacgaattcaaatgtttattattttaagtcaATGACTTTAATGATTAGATAGTTATTAAGATATGTGTTAAAAATTGTCAAATAAGCTTAAATGATATTGCAAAatctagcaaaaaaataaaaatacatataataataataataatctttttgttTGTGTGGTTAACAGACACGTTGACCTATAAGCTGAACATCTTGAGGTGTTgactttctctcgctctcttaaTTTAATTTCGCCCATAACCGGTACAGGTGTATCACGCTCTTCAAggtcaaataaaactaaaacgaGCTCTTCTGTAGCATCCATTCATCTGCCGCCTCTTTATGGAAAGAGCAGGATCAAGTTTCCCAGACAGACTGtctaatatttactgtattgaaACCTCCATCAATTCATCCATCTGATTCTTTTACAAGCAAACATGCAACAGCATCACAGTTTGCACAACTAAAATGGCAAATGATGAAGAGTGCATCTGTGCTGTTTTTGAGTATGCTAATAGCCTACATTTCTATTGCGATAACGACTTTAAAAAGCCTTCGTCGTTTTTAAATgcagaatatttaaataattcgtACTTCGTTCATCTCAATATGGactacaataaaatacattttctaattgtttaaatgcactttaatgATAAAGCATCAGATAATACCGTAGGCCTAAAGTTACTGATAAAGCATGTTATTAGGCTATAGCGTGTCACCAACAATAGCTTAAgtacttttttgttttagttcttgTCTCATAATAATGCCGTgctatatataggctatatatatatatatatatatatatatatatatatatatatatatatatatatatatatatatatatatatatataatgagaagAAGAAAATTCTGCTATGTTGTTAGGCTATTATCAGGCTATAAAACACAAATTGTGAACTTGAGTGATTTGTGCAGTCAATTCACCATTTCCTGATTCTGATTACTTCAACCATGAGGATTTTGTTAGAAAAACGAAAATAACAGATCGAAACAATAGGAGTATTTGTTTACCTGCAAATCTGTCTTTTGCGAATCGCTGGCTGCTCTCCATCCAGGGAAAACTGAGGCTCCCAAGTCCGGGTACCGCGCTGGCCATGGGTGGAGGCACGGCCGCGGTCAGGGGCCTGTGAGCCGGGACCCTAATCACTCCTCCTGGTGCAAGGGTCAAGTTCACTCCGTACGGACTGGACTCCTCATATGGAGCCGCGATACCGTGAAAAGTGCCTGTTAGCGTCGTGTACGGCGTTGCGCTCGCTCCCGTTGGGCTGCCGAGATGGTAACTTCCTCCGCTCGCGCTGCTGCTGTTGCTCTCGGAATTATTCCTGCTCGAGTTCTGCTGTGATTCTTGATCGGTGCCGCTGAGAATCTGGTCAATGCCGAAGCTGATGGGTTCATGTTGGGTTGGTTGTGATGTTTGACTGGTGCCACCTGGGCTGGAGCTTGGGGCTCGGTCCATCCTCACCACCCGAACCTTTCCAGTGGGTTTATTCCACAGACAATTTCGTATTGCCCTGGAATCGCAAAATGGAAAACTctatctctgtgagtaaagggaATGCCTCGTAATATATACTTTATGATGTATTACTCCTCGAGATTCAGTTCTTGACTTAGGATGGCTTGGACGCATTCGACTGTGGGTAAAAAGTTTTTGGCACGAGGACTTGGCAGATTTCTGGCACTCTCTCTCTCAACTGGATCCCTGCGCGGAACTCGTTGGGCTCTACTCTTCTCTGATTGGGTAGTGCTCAGTCTCCCTCTCCTTATTGGCTTTCATTTTGTTACAAGTCACAAAACATAACGCGTTTTGACATCATTCTTTAAAATGCAGATCGTTTAGTCTCCCATTTCTGTATTGGTCAAGTATCTCTTTATTATGGACATGCTGACATCAGCATGCATCAGTGGCTTTTTAAATTCTTGAGTATTTAATAGAGATTCTACCGTGACCCTGTGGAAAATAAAGTACTCGTCAATTGTAATTTTTTAACTTTTGTGTAGAAAAAGAAGTTTGTAGGGTAGTTTCAGATCAGATAAGATGAGGAAAGTATAATTTGATGACTTAAATGTTTCAATAATATTTCTGGTTTCTATAAACTAAGCTATATTAAAACCAGGAACACTTATCAATTAacgctttaaaataaaaaataaaaaatcataaatcgAATTTTATGTCGCCTCCAGCAATCAGAGGAGTGCATTTGACCTCAAAGCTGccctctactttttttttttgttactttttttttctaatatgtcAGTCAACTTTAGACTTTTTCGCTGCTTTATTAGACGAAGATAAAACTAATTTATTATCCTTTTCGTTTATTTTGACCATGGGGCAGCTGGAATGTATTTCCAATTATACCACATCAAGATAAAAGACTTTAAGTAATGATaattatattaatgataatactactaataataggctaataataaaaaaaaaaaaaaaaatagctgttcACTTTTTAGTCGCTGATAAATttaaattctgatttattttataaatcatgtTAATTGCAGCGCTTTCTAACCCGTTGAgaagattaaaaaagaaatagaCTGAAAATTATTCACTGAAGAATGGTTCATTCATGTCCGATATAGCATTTGACAATACGGATGAGACTAAAATTTACAAGTTAGGCTACTACTGTTATAATGCAGACAACagctttactttttaaatttgttCTTAGAGCCACGTAAATCATTTTGtttctgttaaatattttctgaaaCCTTACTGGAATTAGTCCTTTAGAATTTATAATGCAGGTGGACCCAGGATCGTTTCAGTGACTTTTAGCTGCTCTTTAGTTACTGCATCCGGAAACCCCTAAAGGAGCCTGCACTGGCGCTTGGAGAGCTGCACACCCTTGTGAGTGTTGGGACACCCGATC
Above is a window of Carassius auratus strain Wakin chromosome 35, ASM336829v1, whole genome shotgun sequence DNA encoding:
- the LOC113054193 gene encoding nucleophosmin-like isoform X1, which gives rise to MDLEQMGPQTFLYGCELKAGKEVSFNPEDDDCDHQLSVRMVCVDPKTKDELNVVEIEGEDSEGQKVKAVLATLKPSSLPSVCLGGFEITPPVVFRLRSGSGPVHISGQHLVIMGGDQSFDEDEEEEEEEETLTTSKKRPALASQNPSKKMKLEAEEEEDDDDDDDDDDDEDDDDDEEEDGEDDEEEESEEETPVKEKKAPSKPQTPAQNGKGPKANTPAKQNKTPEKNKKDDKKAQSPKTPQTPRVFTVPEIKSKMMASVEKGVALPKLQPKFENYVKNGFRVTDAKVIEELWKWRQSVK
- the LOC113054193 gene encoding nucleophosmin-like isoform X2 produces the protein MDLEQMGPQTFLYGCELKAGKEVSFNPEDDDCDHQLSVRMVCVDPKTKDELNVVEIEGEDSEGQKVKAVLATLKPSSLPSVCLGGFEITPPVVFRLRSGSGPVHISGQHLVIMGGDQSFDEDEEEEEEEETLTTSKKRPALASQNPSKKMKLEAEEEEDDDDDDDDDDDEDDDDDEEEDGEDDEEEESEEETPVKKAPSKPQTPAQNGKGPKANTPAKQNKTPEKNKKDDKKAQSPKTPQTPRVFTVPEIKSKMMASVEKGVALPKLQPKFENYVKNGFRVTDAKVIEELWKWRQSVK
- the LOC113054195 gene encoding T-cell leukemia homeobox protein 3-like; translated protein: MDRAPSSSPGGTSQTSQPTQHEPISFGIDQILSGTDQESQQNSSRNNSESNSSSASGGSYHLGSPTGASATPYTTLTGTFHGIAAPYEESSPYGVNLTLAPGGVIRVPAHRPLTAAVPPPMASAVPGLGSLSFPWMESSQRFAKDRFAAALTPFTVARRIGHPYQNRTPPKRKKPRTSFSRVQICELEKRFHRQKYLASAERAALAKTLKMTDAQVKTWFQNRRTKWRRQTAEEREAERQQANRLMIQLQHDAFQKSLTESVPTDPLCIHNSSLFALQNLQPWASEESGKLGGVTALV